The DNA sequence AGACCAGGCCGTTGTCGTTCGCGGAGAAGCTCGCCGCCTTGTTGGTGTCGCCGATGATGGCGCCGTCGGCGCCACGGGTCACGCCGGACCGCACAGTGGCGTCGCCGTAGCCGGCCCAGTCATAGACCGTGTCCCCGGAGGGCTCGCCCAGACGCCAGTAGTTCGTCGCCTTGTCGTCGAGCACACCCTGGGCATAGGTGCTGATGTCACCGTCCTCCGAGACCACCACGCTCACGTAGTCGGAGCGGGCGTAGTTGCCGAACGGGTCGATCGCGAACACCCTGTACTTGTGGGTGCTGCCCGGAACGAGTCCGGTGTCCAGGAAGCCCATCGCGGGGCGTGTCCACTCCGACGACAGCTGGGTCGACTCGTTGATCATCACGCCGTCGCGGATCACCTCATAGCGGAGCAGCTCGTTGTCGCGGTCCCAGTTGGCCTGCCAGCTGATCCGGGCCGTGCCACGGGCGAAGGAGGTGACGTTCGGGTTGAACTTCGCTCCGGTCACCTCCGGGCCGACCTTGTTGGGCGCGATCGACTTCACCGCGTAGCGCACCAGACCCTGTTGGGCGATGCCGCCGGCCGTCGGGAACTCGCCGCCGATAGCGACGTAGTCGGCATTGCCGACGACGTTCCAGCCGGCCTGGCCCTGGCCCGTGTAGGTACCGTTGACCAGCTTGGGCAGCCACTTCTGCAGCGACGGAGACGGCGTGCCGGCCCAGTTCGCGTAGCCGAGCGGGTCAGCGGTCAGCACGCCGGTGGTCGCCTTGGTGAAGGCGGTGCCGTAGTGCATGGTCCAGGGGTCCGTCTGCGGGAAGCCATCGGGCAGGTTGCCACAGTAGTGAGAGTGGCTGGAGACGTAGATGAGGTCGCCCTTGGGGAACGTGCCGTAGCTGTCGCCATGGCAGTCCTCGACCCACTCCAGGCCACCGTCGGCCCAGCGGATCCGGCTGACCCCCTCCAGGTTGCCGCCGGCACCGAACACGAAGCCGGAGGCGTAGAAGCTGTCAGCGTCCGTGGTCAGCGACAGGATGGCGGAGCTATCACCGCCGTTACGCACCTTGTTGTTGGCAGGCAACGGCAGTGAGGTCGCCGTGTCCGGAGTCACCATAACCAGGCCGTAGCCCGGGTTGGAGGAGCCGTTCGCTGCCGTGAAGGAGCCGCCGATGACGATCTTGGAACCGTCCGGTGACATCACCATGGAGTGCACCGAGCCGCCGGTCAGGACCGGAGACCAGGACAGCAGCGCCGCGTCAGAGGCGCGGACGGCCGCAGCACGAGTGCGGGTCACGCCGTCCACCTGGGACAGCAGACCGCCGAAATAGACCGTGTCGGAGGTCGCGACAATGGCGCGGACCGTTGCATCGGGCCGCGGATGGAAGGTCGGGATCACCGCTCCCGTCTTCGCATCGAGAGCGGCAATCCGCGCATAGTTCCCGCCGTTCACCTGGGTGAACGATCCGCCGACGTAGATCCGCGTCTTGTCCGGTGACGCGACCAGCGTCCGGACGTCGGAGTTCGTCGTCGGCGCCCACGAGGAGATCAGCTCGCCAGTGCGGATGTCGTACGCGAGCAAGTTCGCTCGCGCTGTGGTGTTGGTCCCCGGTGCCGAACCGGCCGGCCGGGCGGTGGTGAAGCTCCCGCCAACGTAGACGGTGTTGCCCACCACCAGCTGGGCCCAGGCGACACCGTCGATCTGCACAGTCGGCAGCGGATCCGCAGCCACCGAGACCGGCGTCTTCGGATCCGTGGGATCGGGCGGGGCGGTGTCCGCGTACGCAGACACCGGCACTTGAAGTAGGGAGACAGACATGGCGGCAACAGCGATGACTGCGGCCGCCTTCACTCGGTGAAGCAACTTACCGGTCATGAGTGGACCTCGATCTTGACGGTGGTTCCGCACTGGCGGAATGGGAACTGTCGAGCACCACTAGTGCATGGCGTGAAGGGTTCCGTCGTGAGAGGTCTGCAGAGTCCACCGGACATAGCGCTGCCCAGGATGGACGTGTCGATGACGTGCGGCATAGCAGATCCCATTTTCTGGGTCCCCCGACCCACTAGCGCTTGCAACACCGGCCATTCGGATGCTCACCCATGTAATAGGCCGGCAGCCCAGAGTCTAGAGGACGCCGGGCCCGCCCGGCGAGTCGAAGACAATGGTTACCAAGCCGTTATCAGACCAAGATCGTTACACTGTGGTCCACCAATCGCACAGACCTCAGCGGCGCCTCCCCGGCCCCGTTACCATCGGCAGGTGAATTCGGGGATGAAGACAGAGCAGCGACCTGGAGAGGTCGCCGGGCGCGGCCACCACTCGGTCCGGTGGAGCGGAATGGCGGTCGTCGGCCGGCAGGCCTCGCAGATGATCTGCGCCCTCGTGCTCGCCCGCCTCCTCGGCCCCGACAGCTATGGCGTGATCAGCGCCGCCAGCGTCTACGTCACCCTGACCACTCTCTTTCTTGATCAAGGGCTGGCACCCGCACTGGTGCAGCGACCGACCCTCGACCCCCGGTCTCCCGGCGCAGTGGCGACCATGAACCTGCTCGCGGGCCTAGTGCTGGCCGTGATCACCTTCGTCTGCGCTCCCCTCATCGCCGGCTTCTTCCACGTTGCCGACCTCACCGGGCTGTTACGGGTGCTGGCCTTCGGCCTCTTGATCAAGGCCCTGGCCATCACCCCGCGGGCGATGCAGCTGCGGCGGCTCGGCTTCAAGGTGATCGGTGTCGGCGACATCGCCGGCGGGGTCGTCGGCGCGGTGGTCGGCATCACCGCCGCCCTGCTCGGCGCCGGCTACTGGGCGATGGCGTGGCAGGTGATCACCACTGACGTCGTGATCGCCGTCGTGCTGCTGGCGAAGACCCGCGGCACCCGACCCAATCTGCACCTCGGCCTGTTGGGCCCGATCCTGCCGTTCAGCCTGCGCATCTTCGCCAGCAACGGGTTGGCCTTCTTCTCCAGGAACTGCGACAACATCCTGGTCGGCCGCTATCTGGGCGTCACGTCACTCTCCTACTACTCGATGGCCTATCGAGTGCTGGTGATTCCGGTGCAGATGCTCGGACAGACGGTCAATCGGGTCACCTTCCCGACCCTCGCACGCGTGGCCGCGGATCGACAGCGGGTGGCTGCGATTCTGGTGAAGGTGACCGAGCTGCTGGCGATGGCTGCGGTGCCGCCGATGGTGCTGGTCGCCGTCGCCGCACCCGAGATGATCTCGGTGGTACTGGGCGATCGGTGGCTGCCGACCGCGCCGATCCTGTCGGTGCTCGCGATCGCCGGCGCACGGGAGACCGTGATGTCGACGACTCAGTCCCTGATGCGGGCGATGGGCCGCGGCAAGCTGATCATGCGCTATGAGATCGTGGCGACCAGCGTCCAGCTCACCGGCATCGTGGTCGGGCTGCAGTTCGGTCTGCTCGGCGTCGCCGTCGGTCTGACCACGGCAGGGTTCCTGTTGACGCCGGTGATGCTGCTCATCCAGCGGAACCTCTCCGCCGTGCGGATCCGCGACCAGCTCCGCACCATGCTGCCCGCCGTCCACGGCAGCCTCTGGGCCGCTGCGGCCTACCTGCTGGTCAGGCTGATCGGCTGGCACGACGCCTGGACGCTGGTGCTGGGCATCGTGAGCTACCTGGTCGTCGGACTGGCCGTGCTGTGGTTGGCGCACCGCAAGGCGCTGCGACGTACGGTCGTCGCGGCGAAGGGAATCCTGGGCGTCGGATAGCGATCGTGCGGAGTCGGCCTTAGGCTGCTCCTGCATGATCTGAGTGGATCGTTGAATGGAGAGAAGATGACCGTCGTCGATCAGGTCGGCCATGTCGTGATCGCCGTGCTGACCTACAAGCGGCCGGCTGATCTGGCAGAGCTGCTGCCGTTGCTGATCAAGCAGATGGACGGCGTTGACGAGCAGGTCTCGGTGATGGTGATCGACAACGACCCCGCTGCGAGCGCCCGGGAGACGGTGGCCGGGTTCGCCGCAGTGCTGGACGACGCGTCGCTGGTCACTTACGTGCACGAGCCCACGCCGGGCATCGCCTACGCCCGCAATCGCGCCCTCGACGAGGCCGCCGATGCACACTTGTTGATCTTCCTCGACGACGATGAGCGCCCCACCGAGACCTGGCTGCAGTCGATGATCGAGACCTACCGGCGCACCGGCTGCGCCGGCGCCGCCGGCCCAGTGCTGCCCGACTACGAGACCGAGCCCGACCCGTGGATCGTCGCCGGCGGGTTCTTCGTCCGCAAGCAGTTCCCGGACGGAGCCGAGCGGCCCGCGGCCGGCTCCGGCAACCTGCTGCTGGACGTCCGGCAGCTCAACGAGCTCGGACCGCTCCGCTTCGACCCCGAGTTCGGGCTGACCGGAGGCTCCGACACCGTCTTCACCTACCACATCACCCGGAGCGGCCGGAAGATCATCTGGAGTGAGGGCGCCGCCGTCGTCGACAAGGTCCCCAGCAAGCGCTCAACTCGCGCCTGGGTGCTGCAGCGCGCATTTCGAAACGGTAACGGCCAGAGCCGGATCGAGCTCACCTGGCAGACCAACCCAGTCCGCAAAATGGTCACCCGACTCAAGCTGACAGCCGGCGGCCTGGCCCGGATCGCCTTCGGTGGCCTGCGGGCAGCCTCCGGTTTGCTGAGCCGGTCGAAGGTTCATCACGCGCGCGGCAGCAGGACCATGATCAAGGGCTTCGGCATGCTCTGCGGCGCCTGGGGCGTCGTCTACACCGAGTACGGACGGGGAAAGAAGTCATGAGCTCTCCCGCCTTGCCTGACTGGGCTGTCATCCGCACCGGGCGGAGCGGTTATCGGTGGTTACGCAAGAAGTCCAAGCGCGCGCTCAGCCATGTCTGGCTGGCTGCGCTGAAGGTCCGCAACCGCCACTCGTCGGCCACCGTGACCGGAGACGCCGATGTCGTTGTCTCATTGACCAGCTATGGGCGGCGGGTGCAGAGCGTCGCCTACGCCATCGAGTCCATCGCCAGCGGCCGGCTGAAGCCACGCCGGCTGATCTTGTGGCTGGACAACCAGGCGGTCTTCGACAGCCGGCCGGCGTCCCTGCGGCGACTCGAGCAGCGTGGCCTGGAGATCCGGATGGCGCAGAACTACGGCCCGCACACCAAGTATTTTCCCTACGTCCAGTCGGAGGCCGAGCACCGCCTGCCGCTGGTGACCGCGGACGACGATGTGCTCTATCCGCCGAACTGGCTGTCCCGGCTGTACCGGGCAGCATCGGCGCGCCCAGACCTCGTCAGCTGCTATCGCGCTGCCCGGATCCTGACCTCGGGACAGGCGCTGGCGCCCTACAACAGTTGGCCGATGTGCAAGACGACTCTGCCCGGCCCCGACCTGCTGGCGACCGGCGTCTCCGGCGTCCTCTACCCGGTCAGGATGCTGGCGGAGCTCGCTCGGCGCGGTGCCGCCTTCATGGACGTCTGCCCCGCGGCGGACGACATCTGGCTGCACTGGGTCGCCCTCCGCGCCGGGATTCCGGTCCGGCAGATCTCTCGTACGCCCGTCCATTTCCCGGTGATTCCGGGGACCCAGGAACAGACACTCGTCGCGTCCAATGTGGGTCAGGGCGGCAACGACAAATGGATCTCCAACCTCTACACCCCCGATGACGTCGCCCTGCTGTCAGGGCTCAGTCACACCCCCTGAGCCTGCCCGGTACGCGCCCTGAGGCCGACCGGTACGCGCCCTGAGACCGCCCGGTACGCGCCCTGAGACCGCCCGGTATGCGCCCTGAGCTTGTCGAAGGGCGTACACGAACACCCGAACCAAGGCCCTTCGACAAGCTCAGGGCGCGTCATGAAGCTCGGGGCGCGTCATGAAGCTCGGGGCGCGGCACCAAGCTCAGGGCGCGGCACCAAGCTCAGGGCGCGGCACCAAGCTAGGGCGCGTTGACGGGCTGGGCCCGAAGTGAGGGCTCGAGGCGGCGGGACGGCTCGGGGCGGCGGGCGGCGGGGCAGGACGAGCCGATCACCGTCATACCGATCACGACCCAGATCAGCGTGCCGCTCAGGTTGGCTCCGGCCACAGCGCTGAAGGTGTGCTGGAGGACAAACCCGACCAGGGCCGCCACAGTGACTCCGCGCAGTCCCTTCTGTCCGGCGTGCCGGAGGATCAGGCACAGCTGCGCGCCGAAGTAGACGGTCGCCAGAATGATGCCGGTGTCCACGGCATACATCAGATATGAGCTCTCCAGGCTGGTGATCAATCCAGCGTTCCGGGCGATCTGATAGCTCGAGGTGAGTCCCTGTCCGGTGAACGCGTAGTCGAGCCAGTGGTTGGTGAAGAAACGCAGCGCGGTGGCACGTGCCTCGGCGGAACCGGTGTCATTGGCGATGCGCGCGTTCAGCCCACTGGCCAGCGTCGACGTAAGCGCCACATACCCGGCGATCGCCATCAGCATCGCGTAGAGCGTCCGAGCCCACAGCCGCATCGGCGCGCGGATGACGATGTAGAGCAGGATGGCGGCCAGCATCACCCCACCCGTACGGGACTGGGTGATGATGACGCCGACCAGGTAGCACCCCAGCAGGGCGAACCGGATCAGGTCGCGCCTCAGGCTGACCGTCAACGGAGCAGCGATGCAGATGCCCAACGACAACACCAACGGGCTGTCAGTGGTCCCCATCCAGCGGTCGAACTTCTCCGGATGGAACCAGTCCAGCGCCTCATAGTCGGCGGTGTAGAAGAGGATTCGGCCTGCGAGTAACTGGACGAAGGCCAGTGCACAGAGCGCCGCAATGACCGCCAGCACGGTGTTGCGCAGCAGCAGCAGCGCCTGCCGGTCCCGGTCACCGAACGCGACGACGATCCAGAAGACCAGGAAGGGCGCTACCACCTGGTCGACCAGCAACCTGGTGCCACCGCTGTTGAACGCCATGTTGGTGGCGAAGGCGCCGCAGATGAAGGTACCGACGGCGACCACCACATAGATGTGCCGATTGAGCGCAGCCACCAGCTGGGGCAGGCCGAAGATCAGCTGCACGGCGACAATGCTCAGCACCAACCAGGTTGCCGGGTGGAAGGCCACCGGCCCGCGGGACAACCCGGTGAGCACGTGCGCCGCTATGGCCGGCACGGCCGCCCACAGCACCAGGACCAGGGCGACACCGCGCACCGGGCGGTGCCGGGTGAACCACGCCAGCAGACCGCAAGCGGCGATCCACAGGACCAGATGTGTCACCAATCCCCCTCTAGGAGGCCGGTTCCTGGTAGTAGTTCGGCAGGTTGTCGCGGCGCGATCCGGGAGCCATGCTCAGCACCGTGCCGAGGATGCGTGTGTCGACCCCGTCCAGCTGGCTCATCGACTGCAGCACCTGGTCCCGCCGGGTCTTGCCGTGACGTACGACGAACAGGACGCCGTCGGCCTGCACCGAGGTGACGGCGGCATCCGTCACCGGCAGCAGCGGCGGTGAGTCGATCACGACCACGTCATAGCTGGACCGGAGCTCGGCGACGACCTTCTCCATGGTCGGGCTGCCGAGCAGCTCGCTCGGGTTGGGCGGGATCGGCCCGCTGGCCAGCACCTGTAGCCCCTGGGCACCCCAGTCCTGCACGACATCGTCTACGTTGGCTTCCCCGATGAGCACACTGGTCAGCCCGGCCGACGCCTCCAGGTCGAGGTAGTTCTCCAGTTTGGGTTTGCGCAAGTCGGCATCGATGAGCAGCACCCGGCTCCCCGCTTCTGCGAAGGTCAACGCCAGGTTGATGGCTGTGGTGGTCTTGCCCTCGCTCTCGACGGCAGACGTCACCACCAACACTGAGACAGGGCTAGCCGCGTCGACGAACCTGAGGTTGGTCCTCAGCTGCCGGAAGGTCTCGGCGCGCCGCGAGTGCCCGGTCGTCGCTGTCAGCACCGGAGAGGACTTCGCATTCCGGTCATAACTGAGTTGGCCGAGCGTGGGTACGCCGGTCACCGCGGCCAGCTGGTCCCGGGTCTGGAAGCTGGTGTCCAGCTGCTGGCGCAGGATCGCCTGGGCGACACCCAGACCGAGCCCCAGCAACAGCCCGATCGCCAGATTGAGCTTGGTGCGCGGTGACACCGGTGTCGGGTTCAGCGTCGGTCCGGACAGCACGCTGACGTCAACCTTGCTCGTCTTGCCGCGGTTGTCCAACTGCCCGATCTGCTCGTCGAGGTTGCGGGCGATGGACTGGGAGATCAGCCGCGAACGGTCCGGGGAGGTGTCGGCGACGACAACGGCCAGCAGCACGGTCTCCGGCTGGACCGTCGCCGTGATCATCGCACTCACGTCCGCCGGCTGCAGGTCGAGACCAGTGTCGTCGATGATGACCTTGGCCATCCGCTCGCTGGTGACCAGCCCGACGTAGGAGTTGATCCGTCGCTGCGCGAACTCGTCAGCCTGTAGTGCCGAGTCGGTGCCGCCGAGAGAGGCGTCGACGAAGTAGGTCGTCTGCGTCTCGTACACCGGGGCGGTCCGGAAGGTGATCAGTGCAGCCACCCCGATGCCCAGCAGCACCAGCAACGCGACCGAGCGCCAGAACCGGCGGATCGCGCGGGCATGCTCACGGAGGTCGACGAACGGGGAATGCGACTCCCCTGCCGTCCGCTGCGGGCCGGTTTCCGATCGCCGAACGTACCGGGCGCTCACACTGCACCCCGGAACACGACCTTGGGCGCTGCCGTGGTGTAGGTGAACTCCACCTCGATGGCACCGCGCTGGTCCTTCGGGACTGCGAACACGTAGGTGCCGGTGGAGGCCTTGCCGGCGGCCACCGGCTTGCTCAGCGGATCGGCACCGGGGCCGCTCAGCGGCCCGGCCGGAGTCCGGTCACTGCCGTAGTAGAGGTTCACCAGTGCCAGCTCCATCGGGACCGCCTTCTTGGTCTTGTTGTCCACGGTGATGCTGATCCGCAGCGCGGGACCAGCGATCTCGCCCGGCCCGTGCGCCTGGCCCTTCACACTTTCGACCTTGCTGACGGTGACGGTGACCCCATTGCCGAGGTCGCCCGTCTTGCCGAGCGGGGCGCGCCTGGTCGGCGCCGGCTTGCCCGGCGGCACCGTGCTCATCTGGCCAGTCGGCTTCGCCCTGGGAGCGGCGGTCGTCTTCGACCCAGTCGGAGCCTTGGTCGCTTTCGGACGGCTGGTGGCCTTGGCCGAGGAGGTGGCCTTCGCCGCCGTCGGCGCCTTCGTCGGTTTGGCCGAAGTCTTCGGCTTGCTCGATCCGGCGGCTGTCGCGGTCGGCTGACCGGAGGATGCCCCCTCCGTCGGGCTGGCCGACGCTGCTGTCGGCCCCCCTTGTGCCACCAGCTGGCCGCTGGAGTTGGTCAGCCAGATGGCGAGCGCCAGCAGCGGTACCGCGATCAGTACGCTGATGCCGGCGATCCACCCTCGGCGCGACTTTCCACGCATGCGTGAATCGGTCTCATTCTCGATCATTTGTCTGCTCTCATGCTTGTCGAACCCATGCCGACACCCCCGTGACGCACTGGCGACGCTAACGTCGCGAGATAAGGGTAACGGCAGAAGGCCTGATTTCAGGAAAAGTCCGCACAACCGTGATCGGGAAGCGGTCACGGTGACCGAAATCCCGCCGGTTGGGACGGCGAACCGCGCGGTTTGTGACACTTTCGTTATGTGTTGTATCTTCTGGGAGTCCAGATTGCCGGGGGGGAACGGCAGCCGTATCGGTGACTTCGGGGAGTCGCCTGCCCAATAAAGGAGTCCCCCCTATGCTCGACGGCCCCCCTGCCGCCCAGACCGTCCCACCAGTTCCACAACCCGCAGTCGCCAGGACCGTGCGTCGCACGCTAGCCGTCCTCCTCGCCGCGATCTGCAGCGCAGCACTTCTGCTGCAAGGCACACTTCCCAGTGAAGCTGCATCCAGGTTGAGCGTCGCGCCTGGCAAGTCCGTAACCGCCAAGTACGGACCGAAGTTCACCAACGGCATCGCGGGCGCCTCGTTCGTTGTCCCGCAGCACAAGAGCGACGTGTACGTCGGTGTCCAGCTGCGTACGGTCGGCAAGTCCGCCGGCTACCGAGCTCGCGTCCTGATCACGAAGAACGGCACTCTCCGAGTCGGCATCAGCCGCGGCGAGACCGTGCTGCTCAGCCAGAGCATCACCGGCAAGGCCCTTCCGGGCCAGACCATCCGGGTCGAGGGCCTGGCCAGCGGGAGCACTCCCGTGAAGGTGGCCGTCCGCGCCTGGGTCGTCGGCAAGGCCAAGCCGGGTTGGCAGAAGACGATCAACGACCGGGCTGCCAGCCGGGTCACCCGCTCGGGCTATGCGAACACCTGGGCCTACCTGCCCAGCAATGCAGCGAAGTCGGTCAAGATCATCGTCACGAGCAGGTCAG is a window from the Microlunatus panaciterrae genome containing:
- a CDS encoding lipopolysaccharide biosynthesis protein produces the protein MKTEQRPGEVAGRGHHSVRWSGMAVVGRQASQMICALVLARLLGPDSYGVISAASVYVTLTTLFLDQGLAPALVQRPTLDPRSPGAVATMNLLAGLVLAVITFVCAPLIAGFFHVADLTGLLRVLAFGLLIKALAITPRAMQLRRLGFKVIGVGDIAGGVVGAVVGITAALLGAGYWAMAWQVITTDVVIAVVLLAKTRGTRPNLHLGLLGPILPFSLRIFASNGLAFFSRNCDNILVGRYLGVTSLSYYSMAYRVLVIPVQMLGQTVNRVTFPTLARVAADRQRVAAILVKVTELLAMAAVPPMVLVAVAAPEMISVVLGDRWLPTAPILSVLAIAGARETVMSTTQSLMRAMGRGKLIMRYEIVATSVQLTGIVVGLQFGLLGVAVGLTTAGFLLTPVMLLIQRNLSAVRIRDQLRTMLPAVHGSLWAAAAYLLVRLIGWHDAWTLVLGIVSYLVVGLAVLWLAHRKALRRTVVAAKGILGVG
- a CDS encoding glycosyltransferase family 2 protein — its product is MTVVDQVGHVVIAVLTYKRPADLAELLPLLIKQMDGVDEQVSVMVIDNDPAASARETVAGFAAVLDDASLVTYVHEPTPGIAYARNRALDEAADAHLLIFLDDDERPTETWLQSMIETYRRTGCAGAAGPVLPDYETEPDPWIVAGGFFVRKQFPDGAERPAAGSGNLLLDVRQLNELGPLRFDPEFGLTGGSDTVFTYHITRSGRKIIWSEGAAVVDKVPSKRSTRAWVLQRAFRNGNGQSRIELTWQTNPVRKMVTRLKLTAGGLARIAFGGLRAASGLLSRSKVHHARGSRTMIKGFGMLCGAWGVVYTEYGRGKKS
- a CDS encoding O-antigen ligase family protein; this translates as MTHLVLWIAACGLLAWFTRHRPVRGVALVLVLWAAVPAIAAHVLTGLSRGPVAFHPATWLVLSIVAVQLIFGLPQLVAALNRHIYVVVAVGTFICGAFATNMAFNSGGTRLLVDQVVAPFLVFWIVVAFGDRDRQALLLLRNTVLAVIAALCALAFVQLLAGRILFYTADYEALDWFHPEKFDRWMGTTDSPLVLSLGICIAAPLTVSLRRDLIRFALLGCYLVGVIITQSRTGGVMLAAILLYIVIRAPMRLWARTLYAMLMAIAGYVALTSTLASGLNARIANDTGSAEARATALRFFTNHWLDYAFTGQGLTSSYQIARNAGLITSLESSYLMYAVDTGIILATVYFGAQLCLILRHAGQKGLRGVTVAALVGFVLQHTFSAVAGANLSGTLIWVVIGMTVIGSSCPAARRPEPSRRLEPSLRAQPVNAP
- a CDS encoding polysaccharide biosynthesis tyrosine autokinase, whose product is MSARYVRRSETGPQRTAGESHSPFVDLREHARAIRRFWRSVALLVLLGIGVAALITFRTAPVYETQTTYFVDASLGGTDSALQADEFAQRRINSYVGLVTSERMAKVIIDDTGLDLQPADVSAMITATVQPETVLLAVVVADTSPDRSRLISQSIARNLDEQIGQLDNRGKTSKVDVSVLSGPTLNPTPVSPRTKLNLAIGLLLGLGLGVAQAILRQQLDTSFQTRDQLAAVTGVPTLGQLSYDRNAKSSPVLTATTGHSRRAETFRQLRTNLRFVDAASPVSVLVVTSAVESEGKTTTAINLALTFAEAGSRVLLIDADLRKPKLENYLDLEASAGLTSVLIGEANVDDVVQDWGAQGLQVLASGPIPPNPSELLGSPTMEKVVAELRSSYDVVVIDSPPLLPVTDAAVTSVQADGVLFVVRHGKTRRDQVLQSMSQLDGVDTRILGTVLSMAPGSRRDNLPNYYQEPAS